The sequence TTTAGTAAAATCTACGAAGAAATGTATGGGTTATCCGTTTCTTCTGATGTAAAGTTATTTCGCTCTTTTCTTGTCGAGTTGGAACGGATTGCCGTCCATATAGGAGACTTAGGTGGTATCTCAGAAGATATAGGATATTATCCATTATATGGTGTTTGTGTTACGGATAGAGGGGCAGCTCTCGGTCTTATGGAAACATGGACAGGGAATCGGTTTGGAAAGGCTGCGATTCGTCCTGGTAGAGTTCGGACAAATAAACGTATTACCGCCAAACAAGCAAAAGATGCTTTTTTTAATTTAAAAAAGGTTTATTTTAAACGAATTCGTCCGCAGATTTTAAGAGCACTTTCTGTTTCTACCTTGAAAGAAAGAATGCAAGGATGTGGATTTATTTCGGAATCAGATGTTGAGAAACATGGATTTCTGGGTATGGTGGCTAGGATGGCTGGAGTGGGTGATGATTTAAGAATTGGAAACCTCGAATATCCTGGTTGGACTCCATTACCCCTGCAAGAAGAACACCATCATTATAATGGAGATGTTTGGGCACGTATGTACATTCGTTATACGGAAATTGAACAATCATTAAAATGGATCGAATCACATTTGGATGAATTGGATTGGGAGTCTCTCTGGTCTGAAAAAGATTTTTATGCCAATACCCATGACTGGAAGGAATGGAAACCAAAATCAGGAATTTACACTGCGGCCGTAGAAGCTTGGCGAGGTCCAGTTCTTGTTTCTTTGGATTTCGATTCAGATGGATTTGTAAAAAATTCCTATATTCGTGATCCTTCTGTTCTCAATTGGCATGCATTGGAACTTGCTGTCCGTGGAGAACAGGTCGGTGATTTCCCTTTGAACAATAAGTCGTTTAATCTTAGTTATGTTGGGTTTGATTTATGAATTTTATATATGAGTTAAAAAGTTTTCTTTTCCCAAAGAACGTATTGAATTTTGATACCGCGTCTCCTGTGCATCCAACAAGTCGAGGTATTCCTGTTCCTACTTCCAAACTAGAACAAGGAACTAAGACCTTGGTTCGGTCTGCAGAAATTTGTCCAACGAGAGCAATGCGGATTCTTTCCGACTCCGAGGTTCAATTTGATTATGGTAAATGTTTGCAATGTGGTATGTGCACCGAGGTCTCGGATGGTTCCCTTCGTGATTCAGGTTTTATCTATACTTTTGCTTTAAGTCGTGATGAATTGAAAGTCACTTACAAATCCGGCCGAATGCAAAAAGTAACTGACTTACCTTTTCCACTGACTGAAAATCAACAGCGATTTAAAGAATTAACCAAGAAGAGAGGTTTTCTTTACCGAGAGGTTGCGGCTTCTGGAAACAATACAGTCGAATCAGAACTAAACGCTTCGTTTAATTCTGTTTTTGATTCGGAAAGAGAAGGGGTACGTTGCGTGGCTAGCCCCAAACATGCTGACGCCATTGTCTTTTCTGGGCCAGTAGGACAGAATATGGCAGGTCCTTTGGAAACAGCATGGGATGTGATTGCGGAACCAAAAGCACTCATCGCCTGCGGAACGGAAGCGGTCAGTGGAGGTCTTTATGCCTTAGGTAAGTTGCCGAAAGAGCCGGACCTTTACATTTCAGGAGATCCCCCAAGGCCAGACGTGATTTTGCAAGGTTTTCGTCTTTTAATGGGAAGATTTTCCTTCCGATTTCAAGAGGCGCTTCACAAAATTTTAGAGAATGAATAATAAGGCGAGTGGATTTAGAAAAAGAAGAAATCGTTCGTGTCCTGGTTTTAGAACCGCAAAAAAAATCCTATGATACCATTTCCCAATTACTTGTGGAATGGTTTGGGGATTATATCGAACTTACCTGGCGCTCCGTTTTTGATAACGGAGCAGAGGAAATCAAAAAAAACCAATATGATCTTCTAATAACGGAAATCCAGTTTCCGGAATTGGAAGATAGCAGCGAATCCATTTTGGAAATGATCATGGATTTAGCCGGTCCATCAGAACTTCCCGTAGTTGTGTTTACGAAGGCCGAGGGAAAACAACTTCCCATCCATGCCTTTCAACTAGGGATCAACGAATACTTCAGTAAACGTAGGTTAAAGAAAAATGTTTTGGAACATCGGTTTAGAAATTTGTTCCGAGAGATTTATCGTAAAAAAGTTGTTTCCATTCAAATGGATGATAGTTTGAAACGATTCCAAGATTTGTATGGAATGAACCAATCCGAAATTCAAGATTTGAATACAATGGTTAAAAAATTCAAAAAAGAATTGGAGAAGGAATACGAAGAGAAACTGAATTTAGAAACCGAAAAAAAGAAAATGCAAAATGTTTTCGGTATGTATGTGGATCCTATCATTGTAGAGAGTTTGATGAACAATACTCTTTCGCTTGATCAAAAAGGAAAAGAACAAGAAGTATCCGTATTATTTTCAGATATTCGTGGTTATACGACTCTTTCTGAAAAAATGAAACCAGAACAAGTCATTTCTTTTTTAAATGAATACTTTACTGCCATGACAGAAGTCATTTTGGGATATGGCGGAATGATCGATAAATATATTGGTGACTCCATCATGTGTTTGTTTGGCGCTCCAGTTTTTCAAGAAGACCATAGGCAAAACGCACTAGATTGTGCTGTGGAAATGGTGCAGGTGTTTGAACTTTGGCAACCAAAATGGCAACAAATCTATGGATTCACTCCTCAAATAGGAATTGGTTTGGCTTCAGGGAAAGCAATCGTGGGAAACGTTGGTTCCTTTCAAAAACTTTCTTATACTGCTGTTGGAGACACTGTTAATATGGCGAGCCGGCTTGAGTCCATTGCCAAACCGATGCATGTTTATGTTTCAGAAGGACTGTATAATTTTTTACCTGAAGATTATGCGAATAAATATCGTTACGAAGAGTTGGAACCTGTAAAAATCAAAGGAAAAGAAGGGTTACACAGAATTTTAAGTGTAAAACCCCTCTCGTAATTTTATTGTAAGTGTTGCTTTTAAAGCGTACTACAAAACTGATAGAGTTCGTTTGTTTTCAGTTTTTCGTCTTTGGCTGTTAAAAAAACTTTTTGGTCTTCAATTTCAAGACTAAGGGACTGTTTGTATTCTTCAAATTTTTCTAAGGTCCCTGGTTCTTGTTTTCCATGACCAGTTAATTTTGCAATCACTCCGGCAAATCCAATGATTTGTCCAAGAGCTGATTGTTCCGTGACTGGTTTGGATAGATCTTCAATGGAAGAAATGATGATGTTTGGCATTTTCCAAAGTTTCGCTGCAGCACTTCCCATTTCGTAGGAATCCACACCGAAGAATTTTTTCTCAAGCGAAATCAAACTAACATCAGAAGTTTGGAATTCGGTAAGCACTTCTATATATTTTGTTCTATCAATGGTATTGAGTACAATTCGTCCAAGGTCTTGCATGAGTCCACATGTGATGGCAAGCTCTGCTTCTTTTTTGAATTTTTTCTCTTCACATAAAATTTGTGCAAAGATTCCCTTTGCAACAGAGTGATCCCAAACTTCATCTCGGAATTTTTTATAATTACCTTGGCTAAATAGGGAATCTGTCATGGACATAGCGACCATACTTCGCACTGTTTTGAATCCTAAACGAGTGATCACCTGTTTCATGTTAGCTACAGGATTTCCTCTTGAGAAAAAAGGTGAGTTTGCAAGTTTCAAAAGTCTTGCTACTAACACTTGATCCGATTGGACTTTTTTTTCTAATTCCCCAAAGGAGAGCTCATTGTCATCATCTAGGGAAAGTACGGAAAGTAAGACCGGCGGTACAATCGTCAGGTCTTTGATTTGCGAGAGATATTCTTCAACTGTAGCCATAGGATTTGGAACCTAAAGTCAGATTCTCAAACCAGGAACAAAGGGAAACCGAAAAACGGGAAAAAACTACCGGGCGACTATCCTTGCGAATTCAATTCCCTTGAAGTAGTGTTGTAGGATTTCCCTGTGATTGAATTGGTTTTTTGCCATAGCAAAACTTCCCCATTGAGACATTCCGACTCCGTGCCCAGAACCTAAACCTTTCACATAAAAATCACCGGACTCTTCTTTTCGAATTCCAAACCTTGTGGATTTGAGTTTGGTGGCTCCTAATTTTTTTCGAAACTCAGTTGCTTTGATTTTTTTGGATCCAGAAGCTCCTATGATTTCGATTTCATTGACTCTTGAAGAAGGGAATCTACTTGTCACTAAAATGTCTTGGATCTCACCAACGCCTAAATCTCGTAAGTTGGTATTTACAAAATCAGTTTTCCATTTTTCTTCCCAAGAATATTGTTCCCCATCTTTGTCGTATTCGGATGCAACTGGTTTTAAATATTCTACAGGACTTCCCCAAACATTAACTGGATCTTCCGTGTATCCACCTGCATTTGAATGGAAAAAACTTTGAATGGGTTGTCCTTTATGAATGAGGATGAGTCCTTCTGTTTCAAAAACTGCTTCTGAAGTATTTCGATGTTCTTTGTTTTTTCCTTTGTACACTTGTGTATTGGTAGAAGTGTCCACATCGAACTCTTGTTTTTTTCTGTTTAACATTTCTCTTACTACATAAGTTCTTGCGCAAATGGCTTGGGCTTTGAGGGCTTCTTTTGGCCAAGAGGCACTGACTTCAGAGGGAACTACGGATAAAAGATAAGCTTCTACTGGAACTAAATTAAGAATATAAACTTTACCATCAATGGGTTTGAGAAGAACAGTCCCTCTGTAACTCACTCCCTTGTATTCAATCCATTCCGAATTACTTTGGATTGAAATTGGCGCTTTCAGGGCAGTGGGGTTTAAGGATAAAAAATCATATGCTCTTTTGATTGTAAGATCATTGGCATCTCGAACAATCATTTCGCCACTTGACTTAAATACTTCTTCGTCTGTCGCATAACCAAGTAATACACGAACCGGCTTAGATTTAAAACCAGAATCATCCGGTGTCCAATTGGTGACCATCACACTCGTACAACCGATTTGCCCTAAAATGGCCAAACAAAAAAATAAAATCGATTTTTGAATCTTCATAGTAACCTCCCTTCTAATTTCGGAGGATTCCCCAAATTGGTGAAGGGATTTATACGGACTTTCTTTGAAAGAAAAGCACTGATTCTGTATGAGGAGTGTGAGGATAGGGATCAATTAGGATTCCATCCATAAAATCATAACTGGGAAGGAAGGTGGATACATCCTCTTTTTGTGAATAAGGGTTACAGGAGACGTAGAATAAATGTTTGGGC is a genomic window of Leptospira brenneri containing:
- a CDS encoding hydrogenase-4 subunit E; the protein is MEKITGITSFDGVYHQFVIRDHKVVREEVVSKKSNIDFLLDPQYPVWLVRHAFGQDMGVEDYSDLKEEDYLSDNRGKNLSLHQKTGVVRDLAYHGLHVPFHEGTYSHAVGPIHAGIIEPGHFRFVVEGEVIRHLSIRLGFQYRAIREKILKKQVTEVMPISETISGDTSVGYALAFSKIYEEMYGLSVSSDVKLFRSFLVELERIAVHIGDLGGISEDIGYYPLYGVCVTDRGAALGLMETWTGNRFGKAAIRPGRVRTNKRITAKQAKDAFFNLKKVYFKRIRPQILRALSVSTLKERMQGCGFISESDVEKHGFLGMVARMAGVGDDLRIGNLEYPGWTPLPLQEEHHHYNGDVWARMYIRYTEIEQSLKWIESHLDELDWESLWSEKDFYANTHDWKEWKPKSGIYTAAVEAWRGPVLVSLDFDSDGFVKNSYIRDPSVLNWHALELAVRGEQVGDFPLNNKSFNLSYVGFDL
- a CDS encoding hydrogenase-4 subunit G, coding for MNFIYELKSFLFPKNVLNFDTASPVHPTSRGIPVPTSKLEQGTKTLVRSAEICPTRAMRILSDSEVQFDYGKCLQCGMCTEVSDGSLRDSGFIYTFALSRDELKVTYKSGRMQKVTDLPFPLTENQQRFKELTKKRGFLYREVAASGNNTVESELNASFNSVFDSEREGVRCVASPKHADAIVFSGPVGQNMAGPLETAWDVIAEPKALIACGTEAVSGGLYALGKLPKEPDLYISGDPPRPDVILQGFRLLMGRFSFRFQEALHKILENE
- a CDS encoding adenylate/guanylate cyclase domain-containing protein yields the protein MDLEKEEIVRVLVLEPQKKSYDTISQLLVEWFGDYIELTWRSVFDNGAEEIKKNQYDLLITEIQFPELEDSSESILEMIMDLAGPSELPVVVFTKAEGKQLPIHAFQLGINEYFSKRRLKKNVLEHRFRNLFREIYRKKVVSIQMDDSLKRFQDLYGMNQSEIQDLNTMVKKFKKELEKEYEEKLNLETEKKKMQNVFGMYVDPIIVESLMNNTLSLDQKGKEQEVSVLFSDIRGYTTLSEKMKPEQVISFLNEYFTAMTEVILGYGGMIDKYIGDSIMCLFGAPVFQEDHRQNALDCAVEMVQVFELWQPKWQQIYGFTPQIGIGLASGKAIVGNVGSFQKLSYTAVGDTVNMASRLESIAKPMHVYVSEGLYNFLPEDYANKYRYEELEPVKIKGKEGLHRILSVKPLS
- a CDS encoding HDOD domain-containing protein; amino-acid sequence: MATVEEYLSQIKDLTIVPPVLLSVLSLDDDNELSFGELEKKVQSDQVLVARLLKLANSPFFSRGNPVANMKQVITRLGFKTVRSMVAMSMTDSLFSQGNYKKFRDEVWDHSVAKGIFAQILCEEKKFKKEAELAITCGLMQDLGRIVLNTIDRTKYIEVLTEFQTSDVSLISLEKKFFGVDSYEMGSAAAKLWKMPNIIISSIEDLSKPVTEQSALGQIIGFAGVIAKLTGHGKQEPGTLEKFEEYKQSLSLEIEDQKVFLTAKDEKLKTNELYQFCSTL
- a CDS encoding SpoIID/LytB domain-containing protein; its protein translation is MKIQKSILFFCLAILGQIGCTSVMVTNWTPDDSGFKSKPVRVLLGYATDEEVFKSSGEMIVRDANDLTIKRAYDFLSLNPTALKAPISIQSNSEWIEYKGVSYRGTVLLKPIDGKVYILNLVPVEAYLLSVVPSEVSASWPKEALKAQAICARTYVVREMLNRKKQEFDVDTSTNTQVYKGKNKEHRNTSEAVFETEGLILIHKGQPIQSFFHSNAGGYTEDPVNVWGSPVEYLKPVASEYDKDGEQYSWEEKWKTDFVNTNLRDLGVGEIQDILVTSRFPSSRVNEIEIIGASGSKKIKATEFRKKLGATKLKSTRFGIRKEESGDFYVKGLGSGHGVGMSQWGSFAMAKNQFNHREILQHYFKGIEFARIVAR